CCGAGATTTTGTTGAGTGGTCTAACTTACAGCGTCAACAACTGTTTGATGAAGAGGATGCGCGCCAACTTCTTCCGAAAGCTCAGGCCGCTGAACTGAAATTAAAGCAAATCAATAGCTCAATTCATGTAGAAGGCATTATCGCTGACGTATCAGCTGAAAATCTGCCATCTTTTCTTGAGGGAATGGATGTCATCGTAGATGGAACCGATAATTTCGAGACGCGTTTTTTGTTAAATGAAGCAAGTGTCAAATACGGTATTCCGTATGCCTATGGTGGTGTTGTCAGTTCGCGAAGCTTGGCAGCTTTTTTTGAACCAGGAAAAACCCCATGTTTACGATGCTTGATTTCAGGAGGGACATCATCAGAAACGTGTGATACAGCAGGGGTCATTTCACCTGCAGTGACATTAACGACCTCTTGGCAAGCAGCAAGCACGTTAAAATACCTTGTTGACGCAAAAGAGGAGCGACCCGGAATGATGTCTTGTGATATTTGGACGGGACAGTCTCATTTTTTCCCGTATGCAAAGCCGAAAGAGCAATGTCCAACTTGTCAGAAAAAACAATTCCCTCTTTTAAATGGTGCAGAACGTACGACGTCTGTCATGTGTGGCCGTGATTCAGTTCAATTGCACTATGAAGACGCGTTTCAATTAGATAAAGTGGCAACACAGCTTTCTCCCTTCGGTGAAGTTAAAAAAACACCTTTTCTCGTTCGCGCTCATCTTGACGATGACATTACATTTGTTATTTTTCCTGATGGACGTGTGCTCATTCAAGGTACAACAGATTCAGCGAGAGCACGTAGTCTTTATAGTCGTTTTATTGGGAACTAACACTTCTTTATGCATAAGGAACTTGTTTACATGGCATCCTATTATGTAGGAGGGATGTCGATTGAGAGAAGGAGAAGTTTTAATTAGAGCGATCTTCATTGTCTTAGGAATCGTCTTACTCTATCGGTTTCGGTTCCGACTGTTCCAGCTAATCCTCTCACAACAATGGTTGCGTTCGATTGTCGTTAGGCGTTTCGCAGGTCCTTATATTCGTAAAAAGCTATCTGAAGAATTGTTTCGGTGACTTTCATTTCATTTATTTTTGCATGAAGCTCCTTTATCAAGGGGCTTTTTTGTTGCGATCTCTTAAAGGGAATGTATGTCTCGTCCAGTTCTTGCCAATGCTTGTGATAGTACACAATCGGAGGGCGAACGTATGACGAATAAAGAGGTACACAAAGTCCCGTGCTCAGCTGAGTTGCAAAAAATGTAGAATATTTAAGTGAACGATTAGGAGTTAAAGAGAGCTTCGATGTGATTCAACTCGATTTAACATATGCGAATCGTAAAATGGCGATATTTTTAGTGGATGGCTTTATTAAAGATGACATTATGCATTATTTAATGAGACTTTTGTCAGGGCTTGATGAAGCGCAATTGGCTGATGATCCTTTGGAATCGTTGTTACGCACGTATATCCCATATGTGGAAGTTGATACAGAAAACGATTTGGAGCGGGTTGTCGATCAAGTGTTGAGTGGCCCCGCCGCTTTGCTTGTGGACGGAATCGATCATGCGATATTAATTGACGCAAGAACATATCCGGTTCGTGGACCAGAGGAGCCGGATGTGGAGCGGGTTGTGCGTGGGGCGCGAGATGGTTTTGTCGAAACGATTGTTTTTAATACGGCTATGACGCGTCGGCGTGTTCGAGATCGCTCATTGCGGATGGAATACATGCAAGTCGGTCGTCGTTCTAAGACAGACGTTTGTATTAGTTTTTTAGATGATATAGCCAATCCAGAGCATGTGGAGCTAATAAGACAATCGTTAAAGAAAATTGACACTGATGGCTTGCCGATGGGGGAAAAAACGATAGAGGAATTTATTTTTGAGCGTTTTAACAACCCATATCCGCTGGCGCGCTATACGGAGCGGCCAGATACGGCAGCTTCACACCTGTTTGAAGGTCATGTGCTCATCATCGTTGATGGTTCGCCGAGTGTACTCATTACGCCGACAACTTTTTTTCATCATTTACAGCATGCCGAGGAATATCGGCAAAAGCCGGTCGTTGGAATGTATTTACGCTTCGTCCGTTTCCTTGGCGTATGGCTTTCGTTGTTTATGCTCCCTCTTTGGTATTTGCTTGCGATGAACGCTAGTATGGTGCCAGAAGCGTTCGATTACATTGGTGCAGACGATTTTGGTGTTGTTCCGTTACTCGCGCAATTTATTATTATCGAAATTGGCTTAGATTTATTACGGATGGCTGCCATTCATACACCTTCCTCGCTAGCCACTGCTCTTGGGCTTGTCGCTGCAATTTTAATCGGTCAAGTGGCAGTTGAGGTAGGATTATTTTCGAATGAAGTCATTCTGTACTTATCGATTGCCGCCATCGGTACATTTGCAACACCTAGTTATGAACTCAGTATTGCCAATCGTTTATTCCGCATTCTTTTGCTATTGGTGACAGGTTTCTTCGGTGGTATAGGGTACGTCGTTGGTGTCACGCTTTGGGTTTTATTTCTTGCTCGCATTAAAGCGTTTGATGTCCCTTACTTATGGCCGTTACTCCCATTTAATTATAAGGCCTTAAAGGATGTCTTGTTCCGATCGCCGATACCGTTGAAGCATCATCGGCCAGAAATTTTACAGCCTAAAGACCCCGATCGTTAATGGATCGTATATTTAGAACGCAAAAAAGCTCGAAAGAAGGCCCAATCCTTTTTTGAGCTTTTATTTGCTTTATCAAACCTTCGTTTCTATGGTATGGTGAAATTACTTAAGGATGGGGAAAACAATCAGCCTTCTCCACCATCCGGTTTGATAAGAATATTATCTTCCTCATCGTAGAGTTTTTTTGGAAAATTGATTATAATGAAGATTAGCGTACGTTAGGAGCATGAGACATGAAGCGTTATGACGATGTCGTTCGATTATTACGTCGTTATGGGTCATTTATTTACACAGGCGATCGAATCGCCGACCTTACATTAATGAAAACAGATTTGAAAGAGCTGTTAGACAGAGGAATATTGAGCACGGCTGATTATGCACAGGCAGTGAACCTTATTCGCAATGAGGAATTGATTGTTAAGAAAAGGGTTGGTGAATAAACCATGAATCCGACCATTGAGTTGTTAAAAAATCATCGTTCGGTCCGAAATTTTCTAGACAAGCCTATAGCGAAAGAGATGGAAGAGGCTATTTTGCAAAGTGCACGTTTTGCGTCAACCTCAAGCTACCTTCAAGCATTTACGATCATTATTGTTCGTGATCTAAATAAACGTAAAGTATTGCGAGAAGTGACACGTGATCAGGAATATGTTGAAAAGAATGGATTGTTTCTCGTGTTTTGTGCTGATTTTCATAAGCATATTGAACTAGCGCAACGATATGATCGGCAGCTTGAGCAATCATTGTTACATGCGGAAGCCTACACGGTTGGTGTTGTTGATGCAGCTCTAGCGGCGCAAAATGTCGCTATTGCGGCAGAGTCGCTTGGGCTTGGCATCTGCTATATCGGTGGGCTTCGTAATGATCTACATAAAGTAAGTGAATGCTTAAACATTCCGTCTCATGTTGTTCCGTTGTTCGGTATGTCCATTGGTCATCCGGCGAAGGAAACAGACAAAAAGCCTCGGCTTCCCGCTTCTGTGCTTTTCCATGAAGATACATATCAAGATGAACGAATCGCTCAAATAGATGAATATGATGAGATAGTGTCCGATTATTATCAAGAGCGGACAAAAGGGAAGCGTTCAGACAGCTGGTCGGATCAAGCGACTCAGACATTGGCTGCTCCAAAAAGAACGTATTTGCTCAATTATTTACAGAATCAAGGTTTTTAAAAAATAGAGGGATAAAGATTAAAGGGGAGAGCGTTTTGAATTCAAAGGTATTAGCTGCAGCAGATATTGGTGGAACAACGATAAAAATGGGATTGTTTCATTCAAGTGGTGATTTGATTGATCAGTGGGAAATCCCTACTGATACAAGCAATGACGGGGCTCAAGTTCCAGCGCATTTGGCAGCGTCACTATCCCAGTATATGGATAAACATGAAATTGCAAAGGAAAATGTGCAAGGACTTGGTGTCGGCTGTCCTGGCTTTATGGACATGGAAAATGGGGTCGTTCACCATGCAGTCAATATTGGCTGGAGAGACTTTCCTCTAAAACAAAAATTACAGGATGAAACAGATTTACCAGTGATTGTCGATAATGACGCAAATGTTGCAGCGATCGGTGAAATGTGGAAGGGTGCGGGAAATGATGAAGCAGATTGCTTATGTATTACCCTTGGCACGGGCGTTGGCGGTGGAGTTATTGTAAACAATGACATCGTTCATGGGTCATCGGGCATTGCTGGTGAAATTGGTCATGTCTCGGTTGTAAGAGAGAACGGCGCACCTTGTAACTGTGGTCGAACAGGCTGTTTAGAGACAATCGCTTCAGCCACTGGTATTGTTCGTCTTGCTCTCGATGCCTTGCAAGCTGACGAAACCCCCTCATTGCTTCGTAATCGTGATGAGGTGACGTCACAAGCTGTATTTGAAGCTGCAACAAAAGGAGACGAATTAGCGCAAAGTGTCGTTTCTTTTATGAGTCGGGAATTAGGCCATGCACTTGCTCAAATTGCTGTCGTCTTAAACCCAAGTGTCATCGTGTTAGGCGGAGGAGTTTCTAAAGCGGGTGCGACACTCTTAGATCCCGTCCGAAAAGCTTTTGAGCAATCGGCATTACCGTTAGTTTCCTCAGCATGCGAAATTAAACAGGCTGTGCTCGGAAATGATGCAGGAATTGTTGGTTGTGCTTGGCTCGTGCGTGAGAAAATCTCTGGAAATTAAGAAGTTTAACGATCATATACGATTTACAAAGAGAGACGTTTGTCCATTTGGTCAAATGTTTTTCTTTTTTTTTGCTGAAAAACGTAAACCCTATGTCTCCCATGGGCTAGAGCACGGAAAACGTCATTCAAACAGCATTGTCTGTGAAACTAAATGTCGATTTGTTTCGTCTAGTGGTTTAGGGATTGAATAAGAAGGCTATGGGGCATGGTAAGAGGCGTATGCTTTTTAGGTTGCGATTTTGTAAAGAACACATTAAGATATTGTATATTGTTTAAAAGAGTTGTAAATGGAGTGGAGTAACGGAGGAGGCTTTTTGAATGAAGAAGCGTATTGCATCTTCGAAATTCAGCATCGTTTTGCTGACGGTTGTGCTTTTATGGTTAAAAACGTATTTGATCTATCGTTTAGATTTTGATATTGGGATGAATTCATTCCTCGAACAATTTAATTTATTTATTAATCCGGCCAGTACATTATTTTTGCTAATCGGGACAGTGTTTATTTTTGCAAAAAACGAAGAAGGGGTTGGCTACTGGCAGCGAGCATCGCTTATACACTTTTATTGTACGCTAATGTATTGTACTTCCGCTCCTTCAATGATTTTATTACAATGCCTGTACTGTTTATGACAAACAACGCCGCTGACCTTGGCTCAAGTTTTTTTGCTTTGATTAAGTTTTATGACATTTTGTTTTTTATCGATATTCTTTTTCTCGCTTGGTTTTTATACCGTAAACAGCCAGATATACAATTTCAATTTAAAAAGCTGGATATTCGTAAGTACTATGTCGCTGTTTCCGCTTTGTTTTTATTTAACTTAACACTTGCTGAAATCCAAATGCCTTGGCTTCTCACAAAGACATTTGACCGTGAAGTGATGGTTAAAAACTTAGGAACGGTCAATTATCACTTGCATGACATGTTTATGTCTTCAAAGACGTCCATGCAAAAAGCATTTGCTAATGAAAGTGAGCTTGATGAGATTATCAACTACGTTGAGGCAAATAAAAGTGATCCAAATACGAATATGACTGGGCTCATTGAAGGTAAGAACATTGTTTTTATTTCAATGGAATCGATTCAAGAGTTTGTGATCGGTCAAGAAGTGGATGGAAAAGAAGTCACGCCATTTTTAAATGACTTAGTGGAAGAGTCTCTTTATTTTCCGGATTTTTATCACCAGACAGGTCAAGGCAAGACGTCTGACTCCGAATTTCTCGTCGAAAACTCGTTATATCCTTTGCCGAGGGGTTCAGCTTTTGTTTCGCATCCCAATAATGAGTTTAGGGCGGTTCCAGAAATTGTCGGCGAGCATGGCTATCGTTCCGCCGTATTTCATGCCAATGATGAGACATTTTGGAATCGAAACATGATTTATGACGAGCTTGGTTATGATGAGTTTTATGATATTGCCAGCTATACGTTAACAGAGGAAAACCAAGTCGGCTGGGGACTAAAGGACAAAGAGTTCTTTGCACAATCCATTCCTTATTTAAAAGAATTGGAGCAGCCGTTTTATACGAAATTTATTACTTTGACAAACCACTTCCCGTTTGATCTCGCTCCTGAAGAGCAAACATTTGCGCCTCTTGATACGAGCAGTGAAACGGTCAATAAATATTTTACAACTGTTCGTTATACAGATGACGCCATTCGCGATTTTTTTGCACAAATGAAGGGTGAAGGTTTGTATGAAGACACGGTCTTTATTTTATACGGCGACCATTTCGGCATCCCAGAATATAATTACAATGGCCTTGAAGAAGTGTTAGATAAAGAGCTCAGTTCATTTGACCATGTGAAACTTCAACGTGTACCACTCTTGATCCATATTCCAGGGTACGAAGACAATCGGATTGTTGAAGGAGTATATGGGCAAATTGATATGAAACCGACTTTACTCAACTTATTAGGTATAAAGAGCGATGGCCTATATTTTGGTCATGATATGCTGTCAGAAGACACCCCTTCTTTAACAATATTACGAGATGGTAGTTTCATTACAGAAGAAGTATTATATACAAAAGGGATCTGTTATGATGCGGAATCAGGGAAGGAGCTAGACGCCTCTTCGTGTGAACCGTATCAAAACAAGGTTGACCAAGAGTTGAACTTCTCAGACAAAGTCATTTATGGCGACCTTTTACGTTTTCTCCAAGAGGAAACGCAATATCGTCAGTAACTGATCATTCACCCTCTGTTGGCAGAGGGTGTTTTGCTTGTTATGAAACATTGGCGACCAATTTTAAGAAAAATAAGCAAAAAAGCCCTGCATAGGAAACAACTATGATACATCTTTGCTGTAAAATGGCTGGACATAGGAGGATGAAGATGATCAAAATACTCATTGTCGAAGACGAAAAACCGATCTCTAATTTAATCCGGATGAACTTAACCGATGCAGGTTACTTATGTACATGCGTTTGGGACGGTTTGGAAGCAGCAAATATTCTAGAAAAGGAAAGCTTTGACTTAATTTTGCTTGACGTAATGATTCCTGAGATCAATGGTTATGAACTGATGGATTACATCAGACAGCTACAGATTCCAGTCATATTTTTAACTGCCAAATCAGATGTGAACGATAAAGTGAAAGGGTTAAAATTAGGCGCTGAAGATTATATGACAAAGCCTTTTGAAATTGTTGAGCTGTTAGCGCGAATAGAAACCGTTTTACGTCGATACGATAAAGCGTCCAAGTATCTTCAGTTGTTTGATATACATATTGATACACAATCACGCGTCGTGCAAAAGGCGGGCAAAGAGGTGCAATTAACTGCAAAGGAATATGAGCTATTATTATTGTTCTGCAGAAATAAAAACATCGCTCTTTATCGTGAACATATTTACGAAAACATATGGGGAGATGTGTATGTTGGACAAAGTCGAACAGTCGATTTGCATATTCAAAGAATGCGGAAAAAATTAGGATTGGAACATAAGATAGTTGCTGTGTATAAAGTTGGGTATCGCTTGGAGGTGTAGCGATGACGTTTTTCTGGAAAATTTTCTTTAGTACGCTCTTGATAAGTGTTTCTTTTTTTTCTGTCGGCCTTTATTTATTAATGGATCGTAACTTTAATTCGGCGATGGAACGGGAAATTGATGCTGCTTATGATTTAAGTGATATTATTCATTATTCGATGAATAATGAATTAAAAAACCAATATAATGTTCATGTGGAAATGAATGTAAATGAAAAACAATTAGCAGCATTACAAGAAAAGATTACAAATACTGCTAACGCGATGAATATTAATCATATTAACGGCTTAATTTCTTTCCGAATTAGTGACAGTGACTATCAAATTGTTTTCTCATCATTAAATAGCATACCAGACAATGACATGTTGAAAGAGGTCTCTGAGAATGAGAAGGGCTACACATTCCATACGACGAGTGATGACACATATGTTCAAGTATTTCGACCCACTACGTTGTATGGTGAGCGATATTATATTGAAGTATTAAGAGACGTTTCACACATCTTTTATAATCAACAGCAGCAGTACGAAATGTTTATTAAGCTTATCATTGCTATGCTGATTGTTGTCGGAGGGATTACAGCTGTCATCTCCAAATGGCTGACCAAACCGGTCAAAAGGTTAACAGAGGCAACAAATGAAATTGCATCAGGACATTTTAATAAACAGATTGAGATTAAAAGCAGGGATGAATTCGCTGTTTTATTAAGTCATTTTAATACGATGGCAGCTAAATTAGAAAAACAAATGAATGAGCTGAAGCAGGAAGCAGAAAAGCAAGAGCTGTTTGTCGCCTCTTTTTCACATGAGCTAAAGACCCCATTAACGTCAATTATTGGCTACGCGGACATGTTGCGAACTAAACGCATGTCCAATGAAAATATCGTGCTTTCTGCACAATATATTTTTGAAGAAGGAAAACGGCTTGAGAAATTGTCAATGAGACTCCTGGAAATCGTCGCTCTAAAACAGAAAGACATCATCGTAAAAAAGGTTTCTGTGCAAACATTTTTGGATGAGACGATCAAATCGTTGCAGCCAGTGTGTGAAAAATCTGAAATTAAGATTAAACAGCACGTCGAACCAGGGAGGATCGAGATTGAACCTGAGCTGATCAAAACGGTTTGTTTAAATTTGCTAGATAATGCCCGAAAAGCGATCGGAAGCAATGGTCAAATTGTAGTGACAGGAAAACAGCAAAACGATCATTATGAAATATCCATTTGTGATAATGGAAAAGGAATGGAAGAAAGTGAGTTAGACAAAATCACCCAAGCTTTTTATATGGTTGATCAGTCGAGAACTCATGTTGAAGGAGGCGTAGGCCTGGGGCTAAGCCTTTCGGCAGAAATCCTTAAATTGCATGAAGCAACGATGTATTTTACGAGCAAAGTCAATCAAGGGACGTGTGTAACAATACCACTGAAAAAGGCTGTGGACGATTATGAACGTTAAGGCATCGGTAAATATTGCTTTCTTTTGCTTGTTACTTGTTTTGCTTGCGTTAGCGCCTTTGTTTATCGCTGAAATAAAAAATAAACGGTTGTTGAATGCTGTCTACACAGAAACGTTAGATGACAAAAAATACGTGTCTTCGGAAAATATCGAAGTAAGTACAAAAATCGCGACGATTCAAAGCGCAGTTTCGAATACTAGAGGAATCGTCACTTGGAATGAGCAGGTCAGCGATGTTCGTGATGAGGATATTGCACGTACTGTAATAGAGGAGCTTAAGAAACTGCAAAAAGTAAAGGTCATTCCTTCTCGCATAGACTTCTCGAGCAAATATGCCATTGAGCGCTTGATCAAAAAAGATTTTATCGATGTAAATAATCCCCAGATCAAGGTGGACATACAAGAAGTGCGGCTCGCATTTGATGATTATTCAATTGTCGTTTGGATGGATGATGAAGCAGATCTGATTTATCAATTCGAAATTTATTCAAAAGAACATTCTGTCATTACTAAAGAGACGCCAGCAGTTCAAGCTTATATGGATTATTTAGGGTTGCCCTCTGATCATATTCAGCATAAATCAGGCTCATCAGGAAGGTTTGGATATTATCAATATAGCAATGAAGAGGTCGATCTCTCCTATCTCTATGTTCAAGAAAAGCATTATTTTGCGGTCCAAATTGATAAAGCAAATAGTCTTTATTTTAATTATGATCCGGAAGACTACCAGTTGATTCAAGCGGAAAATGAGTCCCTCGTCTCCTTAACAGATCATGAGCGCCGTGTCATCTATCTTTCTTGGGAGCATACCCCTAATCAAGACATGTATACTGCTGCAAAAGCGCTAAAGACCTTTAAGGAATCCTTTGAAGGAGTTACAGCGAGCATCGTGAAGTCCGACCTAAACATTCCGTCTATTCGACTAAATGATTTTAATAAAGAAGATCAATCAACGACATCGACGTATTTCATTGATGATAATGAAGGTGGCGTCTATCAAGTGTTTGTAAATACGATGGCATTAGACCGTTCAGATCAAGAAAATCTGTTAAAGAGTTTGGAAATTGTGCCAAAAGCAGAAAACGAAAATTTAGATGAGATAACGATTGTCGAGCCGTTTCTTGGCTAATGATAGCAATATCATACTATGTCAGAGTGCAGCAAAAAGTCGACAATGACTTTGCATCGTTTTTTTACCTCACCGTCGTAACAATGATGTTGTAAATGATGCAAAAATGACGGTAAAATGATCGCTGCTTGATACAGACTGGCCGTACACTGATTGTAGTTTTTCATTATGAACCTAGCTGAAGAAAAGTTGTTTCTCGGTTTCTTTTTCAGCGTTGGCAGTATGTGTATTGGCAGAACCCTTGTCAAGTGAGTTCTATATCATCTTTTTGAAAATCCAGATTCTACATTGAACGCCTGTGCCAATGTTAATGCTTTTGATTTGTAATCCCCCCTTAACGTTTCAAGAAAAGGGAGCTGATTTTTTGAGAAATACGTAACCATGAATCAATAAACGTCGTACATAAAGTACTCGGAGGTATTTGCTGTTCATGCAGGTGCATATAGTTATATTGAGCAAATGAACGGAGGGATGTTTTGAATAATCATTTACCAACGATCAGTCATCTTTATAACAGGATAACTCGTTTAGAGGAGCGTTATCCTTTTGTCCGTGTGCAAACAATCGGTCATTCCGTCTTGCGGAGACCAATTTTTGAGGTGAGTATAGGAGAAGGCAGTCGCCAGCTACATGCAAATGCATCTTTTCATGCTCATGAATGGATTACCTCACTATCGTTGCTGGAATTTTTAGAAACATATGCTTACCATAGTGCTTATTCACCGAATAGTCATTGGGCTTTAACATATCAGGAAACAAATTTGTCTACTGTGCCAATTGTTAACCCTGATGGTGTGGCGCTTTTGCTAGACGGTGTAGAGTCAGCAGGCGAATGGCAAAATGACGTGCTCTCTTTAAACCGAAACAGCTATGATTTTACGGGCTGGAAAGCGAATATTCGTGGGGTAGATTTAAATAATCAGTTTCCCGCAGGATGGGAGATTGAACAACAACGAAAACCGCAAGCGCCTGCACATAGAGATTATCCAGGACCTAAGCCTTTAAGTGAGCCAGAAGCGCTGGCTATGGAAGCGCTTGTCTCAGCAAACGATTTTGAGCAAGTCGTTGCTTTTCACACCCAAGGCAAAGTGA
Above is a genomic segment from Litoribacterium kuwaitense containing:
- a CDS encoding ThiF family adenylyltransferase, coding for MTSQRRYSRQTLFAPIGQEGQEKLLQSSVLIVGMGALGTATASHFVRAGVGHVRFVDRDFVEWSNLQRQQLFDEEDARQLLPKAQAAELKLKQINSSIHVEGIIADVSAENLPSFLEGMDVIVDGTDNFETRFLLNEASVKYGIPYAYGGVVSSRSLAAFFEPGKTPCLRCLISGGTSSETCDTAGVISPAVTLTTSWQAASTLKYLVDAKEERPGMMSCDIWTGQSHFFPYAKPKEQCPTCQKKQFPLLNGAERTTSVMCGRDSVQLHYEDAFQLDKVATQLSPFGEVKKTPFLVRAHLDDDITFVIFPDGRVLIQGTTDSARARSLYSRFIGN
- a CDS encoding response regulator transcription factor, yielding MIKILIVEDEKPISNLIRMNLTDAGYLCTCVWDGLEAANILEKESFDLILLDVMIPEINGYELMDYIRQLQIPVIFLTAKSDVNDKVKGLKLGAEDYMTKPFEIVELLARIETVLRRYDKASKYLQLFDIHIDTQSRVVQKAGKEVQLTAKEYELLLLFCRNKNIALYREHIYENIWGDVYVGQSRTVDLHIQRMRKKLGLEHKIVAVYKVGYRLEV
- the nfsA gene encoding oxygen-insensitive NADPH nitroreductase; the protein is MNPTIELLKNHRSVRNFLDKPIAKEMEEAILQSARFASTSSYLQAFTIIIVRDLNKRKVLREVTRDQEYVEKNGLFLVFCADFHKHIELAQRYDRQLEQSLLHAEAYTVGVVDAALAAQNVAIAAESLGLGICYIGGLRNDLHKVSECLNIPSHVVPLFGMSIGHPAKETDKKPRLPASVLFHEDTYQDERIAQIDEYDEIVSDYYQERTKGKRSDSWSDQATQTLAAPKRTYLLNYLQNQGF
- a CDS encoding LTA synthase family protein; translation: MPVLFMTNNAADLGSSFFALIKFYDILFFIDILFLAWFLYRKQPDIQFQFKKLDIRKYYVAVSALFLFNLTLAEIQMPWLLTKTFDREVMVKNLGTVNYHLHDMFMSSKTSMQKAFANESELDEIINYVEANKSDPNTNMTGLIEGKNIVFISMESIQEFVIGQEVDGKEVTPFLNDLVEESLYFPDFYHQTGQGKTSDSEFLVENSLYPLPRGSAFVSHPNNEFRAVPEIVGEHGYRSAVFHANDETFWNRNMIYDELGYDEFYDIASYTLTEENQVGWGLKDKEFFAQSIPYLKELEQPFYTKFITLTNHFPFDLAPEEQTFAPLDTSSETVNKYFTTVRYTDDAIRDFFAQMKGEGLYEDTVFILYGDHFGIPEYNYNGLEEVLDKELSSFDHVKLQRVPLLIHIPGYEDNRIVEGVYGQIDMKPTLLNLLGIKSDGLYFGHDMLSEDTPSLTILRDGSFITEEVLYTKGICYDAESGKELDASSCEPYQNKVDQELNFSDKVIYGDLLRFLQEETQYRQ
- a CDS encoding M14 family metallopeptidase, which codes for MNNHLPTISHLYNRITRLEERYPFVRVQTIGHSVLRRPIFEVSIGEGSRQLHANASFHAHEWITSLSLLEFLETYAYHSAYSPNSHWALTYQETNLSTVPIVNPDGVALLLDGVESAGEWQNDVLSLNRNSYDFTGWKANIRGVDLNNQFPAGWEIEQQRKPQAPAHRDYPGPKPLSEPEALAMEALVSANDFEQVVAFHTQGKVIYWGYQHKEPTVSRQIVTSFQNVCGYEPVQTIDSHAGFKDWFIQTHRRPGFTVELGKGINPLPLSMYREIYQATEQIMAAFLKTKDSC
- a CDS encoding YqgQ family protein, whose translation is MKRYDDVVRLLRRYGSFIYTGDRIADLTLMKTDLKELLDRGILSTADYAQAVNLIRNEELIVKKRVGE
- a CDS encoding sensor histidine kinase, which codes for MTFFWKIFFSTLLISVSFFSVGLYLLMDRNFNSAMEREIDAAYDLSDIIHYSMNNELKNQYNVHVEMNVNEKQLAALQEKITNTANAMNINHINGLISFRISDSDYQIVFSSLNSIPDNDMLKEVSENEKGYTFHTTSDDTYVQVFRPTTLYGERYYIEVLRDVSHIFYNQQQQYEMFIKLIIAMLIVVGGITAVISKWLTKPVKRLTEATNEIASGHFNKQIEIKSRDEFAVLLSHFNTMAAKLEKQMNELKQEAEKQELFVASFSHELKTPLTSIIGYADMLRTKRMSNENIVLSAQYIFEEGKRLEKLSMRLLEIVALKQKDIIVKKVSVQTFLDETIKSLQPVCEKSEIKIKQHVEPGRIEIEPELIKTVCLNLLDNARKAIGSNGQIVVTGKQQNDHYEISICDNGKGMEESELDKITQAFYMVDQSRTHVEGGVGLGLSLSAEILKLHEATMYFTSKVNQGTCVTIPLKKAVDDYER
- a CDS encoding ROK family glucokinase; amino-acid sequence: MNSKVLAAADIGGTTIKMGLFHSSGDLIDQWEIPTDTSNDGAQVPAHLAASLSQYMDKHEIAKENVQGLGVGCPGFMDMENGVVHHAVNIGWRDFPLKQKLQDETDLPVIVDNDANVAAIGEMWKGAGNDEADCLCITLGTGVGGGVIVNNDIVHGSSGIAGEIGHVSVVRENGAPCNCGRTGCLETIASATGIVRLALDALQADETPSLLRNRDEVTSQAVFEAATKGDELAQSVVSFMSRELGHALAQIAVVLNPSVIVLGGGVSKAGATLLDPVRKAFEQSALPLVSSACEIKQAVLGNDAGIVGCAWLVREKISGN